A window of Xylophilus sp. GW821-FHT01B05 contains these coding sequences:
- a CDS encoding catalase codes for MANSKSGGRGKSRPVDGSADKAQQMQAFTAEPAAALTTNQGLQVPDNHNSLKAGVRGPTLLQDFILREKITHFDHERIPERVVHARGSGAHGYFQVYKALSEYTTAQFLNDAEARTPVFVRFSTVAGSRGSADTARDVRGFAVKFYTQEGNYDLVGNNMPVFFIQDAMKFPDLIHAVKPEPHHEMPQAASAHDSFWDFASLMPETTHMLMWTMSDRALPRSLRMMEGFGVHTFRMLNGRGEAHLVKFHWKPKLGLHGMVWDEAQKLAGKDPDFLRRDLWEAIDQGHFPEWELGLQLVPEDKAESLGFDLLDPTKLIPEEMVPVQIVGRLVLNRNPDNFFAETEQVAFHPGHLVPGIDFTNDPLLQGRLFSYTDTQLSRLGGPNFHELPINRGVCPFHNFQRDGMHRQTVNRGQVAYEPNSLGSPTGAEFRVDGGTQGFQSYPEPLESPVVRRRSPSFDDHFTQATLFWNSMSPAEKDHIVEAFRFELGKVGVPAVRQRMVDNLAHVDARLAKKVAAPLGIGPPDPKAAAGQAGYRSTRITLPLEESPALSMAPRLAPGDKAAIATRKVAILATDGVDGISLRAALHALTEAGVACTLVAPRLGAIATAGGRRLDAGATLAGMPSLVFDAVLVADGKESAAALARLGDAVHFVLEAYKHCKPVCVLGEGIALLRTLGIAAGASGEALAPHPGVVLGNGHTESMPETMHEFLLAIGQHRHWDRPNLEAVPA; via the coding sequence ATGGCCAACAGCAAGAGCGGCGGGCGCGGCAAGAGCCGGCCTGTCGATGGGTCCGCCGACAAGGCCCAGCAGATGCAGGCCTTCACCGCCGAGCCGGCGGCAGCGCTCACGACCAATCAGGGCCTGCAGGTCCCGGACAACCACAACTCCCTGAAGGCCGGCGTACGCGGCCCAACATTGCTGCAGGACTTCATCCTGCGCGAGAAGATCACCCACTTCGACCACGAGCGCATCCCCGAGCGCGTGGTGCACGCGCGCGGCTCGGGTGCGCATGGCTACTTCCAGGTCTACAAGGCGCTGTCGGAATACACCACGGCGCAGTTCCTGAACGACGCCGAGGCGCGCACGCCGGTGTTTGTGCGCTTCTCCACTGTGGCTGGCTCGCGTGGTTCGGCCGACACGGCGCGCGACGTGCGCGGCTTTGCCGTCAAGTTCTACACGCAGGAAGGCAATTACGACCTGGTCGGCAACAACATGCCGGTGTTCTTCATCCAGGACGCGATGAAATTCCCCGACCTGATCCACGCCGTCAAGCCCGAGCCGCATCATGAGATGCCGCAGGCCGCCAGCGCGCACGACAGCTTCTGGGACTTTGCCTCGCTCATGCCCGAGACCACCCACATGCTGATGTGGACCATGAGCGACCGCGCCCTGCCGCGCAGCCTGCGCATGATGGAAGGCTTTGGCGTGCATACCTTTCGCATGCTCAACGGCCGTGGCGAGGCGCATCTGGTCAAGTTCCACTGGAAGCCCAAGCTCGGCCTGCACGGCATGGTGTGGGACGAGGCGCAAAAGCTCGCCGGCAAGGACCCAGACTTTTTGCGGCGCGACCTGTGGGAGGCAATAGACCAGGGCCATTTCCCCGAATGGGAACTGGGCCTGCAACTGGTGCCCGAGGACAAGGCCGAGTCGCTGGGCTTCGACCTGCTGGACCCGACCAAACTCATCCCCGAGGAAATGGTGCCGGTGCAGATCGTTGGCCGGCTGGTGCTCAACCGCAACCCGGACAACTTCTTTGCCGAGACCGAGCAGGTGGCCTTCCACCCCGGCCACCTGGTGCCGGGCATCGACTTCACCAATGATCCGCTGCTGCAGGGACGGCTGTTCTCCTATACCGACACGCAGCTGTCGCGCCTGGGCGGCCCCAACTTCCACGAACTGCCGATCAACCGCGGCGTCTGCCCTTTCCACAACTTCCAGCGCGACGGCATGCACCGCCAGACGGTCAACCGCGGCCAGGTCGCCTACGAGCCGAACTCACTGGGCAGCCCGACCGGCGCCGAGTTTCGCGTGGATGGCGGCACGCAGGGCTTTCAAAGCTACCCCGAGCCGCTGGAGTCACCCGTGGTGCGCCGCCGCAGCCCGTCCTTTGACGACCATTTCACCCAGGCCACGCTGTTCTGGAACAGCATGAGCCCGGCCGAGAAAGACCACATCGTCGAGGCCTTCCGCTTTGAGCTGGGCAAGGTCGGCGTGCCGGCGGTGCGCCAGCGCATGGTGGACAACCTGGCCCATGTGGACGCAAGGCTGGCCAAGAAGGTGGCCGCGCCCCTGGGCATAGGGCCGCCAGACCCCAAGGCCGCAGCCGGCCAGGCCGGCTACCGCAGCACGCGCATCACGCTGCCGCTGGAGGAGTCGCCCGCGCTCAGCATGGCGCCGCGCCTGGCACCGGGCGACAAGGCCGCCATCGCCACGCGCAAGGTCGCGATCCTGGCCACCGACGGGGTAGACGGCATATCGCTGCGCGCCGCACTGCATGCGCTGACCGAGGCCGGCGTGGCCTGCACCCTGGTGGCGCCACGGCTGGGCGCCATTGCCACGGCAGGCGGGCGGCGGCTGGATGCCGGCGCCACGTTGGCCGGCATGCCCTCATTGGTGTTTGACGCCGTGCTGGTGGCCGACGGCAAGGAAAGCGCCGCAGCGCTGGCGCGCCTGGGCGACGCGGTGCACTTCGTGCTGGAGGCCTACAAGCACTGCAAGCCGGTGTGCGTGCTGGGCGAAGGCATTGCGCTGCTGCGCACCCTGGGCATCGCTGCCGGTGCCAGCGGCGAAGCGCTGGCGCCACATCCAGGCGTGGTGCTCGGAAATGGCCACACCGAGTCGATGCCCGAGACCATGCACGAATTCCTGCTGGCGATCGGCCAGCATCGCCACTGGGATCGGCCCAATTTGGAGGCGGTGCCAGCCTAG
- the rpe gene encoding ribulose-phosphate 3-epimerase, with amino-acid sequence MSSTERRYRIAPSILSADFARLGEEVRNVVAAGADWIHFDVMDNHYVPNLTFGPMICQALKPHAVTPAGVAVPIDVHLMVQPVDALAAAFADAGADLISFHPEASAHPHRSIQAIRAKGLKAGLVFNPGTPLDVLDWTIEDLDLVLIMSVNPGFGGQSFIDSALRKIEQVRKRIDASGKDIRLEVDGGIKVDNIARVAAAGADTFVAGSAIFGKPDYRGVIDAMRAALG; translated from the coding sequence ATGAGCTCGACCGAACGCCGCTACCGCATCGCCCCCTCCATCCTGTCCGCCGATTTCGCCCGCCTGGGCGAGGAAGTGCGCAACGTCGTCGCCGCTGGCGCCGACTGGATCCACTTCGACGTGATGGACAACCACTATGTGCCCAACCTGACCTTCGGGCCCATGATTTGCCAGGCGCTCAAGCCGCACGCCGTGACGCCGGCAGGCGTGGCGGTGCCGATCGACGTGCACCTGATGGTGCAGCCGGTCGATGCGCTGGCCGCGGCCTTCGCCGATGCCGGCGCCGATCTGATCAGCTTCCACCCCGAGGCCTCGGCCCATCCGCACCGCAGCATCCAGGCCATTCGCGCCAAGGGCCTGAAGGCCGGGCTGGTGTTCAACCCCGGCACGCCGCTGGATGTGCTGGACTGGACCATCGAGGACCTGGACCTGGTGCTGATCATGAGCGTCAACCCGGGCTTTGGTGGGCAGAGCTTCATCGACTCGGCGCTGCGCAAGATTGAGCAGGTGCGCAAGCGCATCGACGCCAGCGGCAAGGACATCCGCCTGGAGGTGGATGGCGGCATCAAGGTCGACAACATCGCCCGCGTGGCCGCCGCCGGGGCCGACACCTTTGTGGCGGGCAGCGCCATCTTCGGCAAGCCTGACTACCGTGGCGTGATCGACGCCATGCGTGCCGCGCTCGGCTGA
- the apaG gene encoding Co2+/Mg2+ efflux protein ApaG yields MPKYQFTVEVQPQYLPEQSVPEQDSYGFSYTVTVANVGDTPAQLIARHWIIRDARGHTEEVKGLGVVGHQPLLQPGESFRYTSGCRLRTPSGTMEGSYFCVAEDATRFDAPIPLFVLEADTGPHGSAAGPRVLH; encoded by the coding sequence ATGCCGAAGTACCAGTTCACCGTCGAAGTCCAGCCACAGTACCTGCCCGAGCAGTCTGTGCCGGAGCAAGACTCCTACGGCTTCTCCTATACCGTGACCGTCGCCAATGTCGGGGACACCCCGGCGCAATTGATCGCGCGGCACTGGATCATCCGCGACGCGCGTGGCCACACCGAAGAGGTCAAGGGCCTGGGCGTGGTCGGCCACCAGCCGCTGCTGCAGCCTGGAGAATCTTTTCGTTACACCAGTGGCTGCCGCCTGCGCACGCCCAGCGGCACCATGGAAGGCAGTTACTTCTGCGTGGCCGAAGACGCCACGCGCTTTGATGCGCCGATCCCGCTGTTCGTGCTGGAGGCCGACACCGGTCCACACGGCAGCGCCGCAGGTCCGCGGGTGCTGCACTGA
- the gph gene encoding phosphoglycolate phosphatase (PGP is an essential enzyme in the glycolate salvage pathway in higher organisms (photorespiration in plants). Phosphoglycolate results from the oxidase activity of RubisCO in the Calvin cycle when concentrations of carbon dioxide are low relative to oxygen. This enzyme is a member of the Haloacid Dehalogenase (HAD) superfamily of aspartate-nucleophile hydrolase enzymes (PF00702).) has translation MDAAILDLDGTLVDTLGDFEAALGRMLQDLGRPPLSRAVISHMVGKGSEHLVQSALAHCGLAASHADDALARYLRHYEEINGRYVAVFAGVREGLQALQAQGLRLACLTNKPEGLARTLLRTLGLDGFFVCIYGGDSFIRKKPDPLPLLKTCEALGTTPQRTLMVGDSANDAQAARAAHCPVVLVSYGYNHGEPVRQVDADAFVDSLEEVPALCRTV, from the coding sequence GTGGACGCCGCCATCCTCGACCTGGACGGCACCCTGGTCGACACGCTCGGCGATTTCGAGGCCGCGCTGGGCCGCATGCTGCAGGACCTGGGCCGGCCGCCGCTGTCGCGCGCCGTGATCTCCCACATGGTGGGCAAGGGTTCGGAGCACCTGGTGCAGTCGGCGCTGGCGCACTGCGGCCTGGCGGCGTCACATGCAGATGACGCGCTGGCCCGCTACCTGCGCCACTACGAAGAAATCAACGGCCGCTATGTCGCCGTGTTTGCCGGCGTGCGCGAAGGACTGCAGGCCTTGCAGGCACAGGGCCTGCGCCTGGCCTGCCTCACCAACAAGCCCGAAGGCCTGGCGCGCACCTTGTTGCGTACGCTGGGGCTCGATGGCTTCTTTGTGTGCATTTACGGCGGCGACAGCTTCATACGCAAGAAGCCCGATCCGCTGCCCTTGCTCAAGACTTGCGAGGCGCTGGGCACCACGCCGCAGCGCACGCTGATGGTCGGCGACTCGGCCAACGACGCGCAGGCCGCGCGTGCTGCTCACTGCCCGGTGGTGCTGGTGAGCTATGGCTACAACCATGGCGAGCCGGTGCGGCAGGTGGATGCCGATGCCTTTGTCGACAGCCTGGAGGAGGTGCCGGCTTTGTGCCGGA